A genomic window from Ruminiclostridium cellulolyticum H10 includes:
- the rsmH gene encoding 16S rRNA (cytosine(1402)-N(4))-methyltransferase RsmH has protein sequence MEFKHTSVLLDECIEYLNINQEGIYVDGTIGGAGHSSEIYKRLGEKGCLVGLDQDSFAVETSIKRLDEIKSNADFKVVNTNFKNIKSACSGLGINEVDGILLDLGVSSHQLDEASRGFSYQHDAPLDMRMNTKSELSAYDVVNKYSEQDIYRIIRDFGEEKWASRIAKFITEARQNEPVETTYDLVDIIKKAVPSSARRDGPHPAKRTFQAIRIEVNNELGILNKTIEDCVDLLKRGGRLCIITFHSLEDRIVKMQYNKMVNPCTCPPAFPVCACGKKPKAVLINKKPIVSDIRELDKNPRARSAKLRVLQKI, from the coding sequence ATGGAATTTAAGCATACATCCGTTTTACTTGATGAGTGTATTGAATATCTGAATATAAATCAAGAAGGTATTTACGTTGACGGTACTATTGGAGGAGCCGGACATTCGTCAGAGATATATAAGAGACTAGGTGAAAAAGGCTGTTTGGTAGGCCTTGATCAGGACAGCTTTGCTGTAGAAACATCTATTAAGAGGCTAGATGAAATTAAGTCCAATGCAGACTTCAAGGTAGTGAATACCAATTTTAAAAATATAAAAAGTGCATGTTCCGGTTTGGGAATTAACGAAGTAGATGGTATTCTTCTGGATTTGGGAGTATCGTCCCACCAGTTGGATGAGGCATCCAGAGGATTTAGCTATCAGCATGATGCACCGCTTGATATGAGAATGAATACAAAATCGGAGTTATCAGCTTATGATGTGGTAAATAAGTACTCCGAGCAGGATATATATCGTATTATCCGTGATTTTGGAGAAGAAAAATGGGCCTCACGGATAGCAAAATTTATAACTGAAGCCAGACAGAATGAACCTGTAGAAACCACATATGACTTAGTAGATATAATAAAAAAAGCAGTACCGAGTTCAGCTAGAAGAGACGGCCCTCATCCGGCGAAAAGAACTTTTCAGGCAATCAGAATTGAAGTAAACAATGAACTTGGAATATTGAATAAAACTATTGAAGATTGTGTAGATTTACTTAAAAGAGGTGGAAGGCTTTGTATTATAACTTTCCACTCCTTGGAAGACAGGATCGTCAAAATGCAGTATAACAAAATGGTAAACCCATGCACATGTCCTCCCGCATTTCCTGTATGTGCTTGCGGGAAAAAGCCTAAAGCGGTACTTATAAATAAAAAGCCAATTGTATCGGATATACGAGAGCTGGATAAAAATCCAAGAGCAAGAAGTGCAAAGTTAAGAGTTCTACAAAAAATTTAA
- a CDS encoding cell division protein FtsL — translation MAETKNDYVYGSLAEKIKYDPYEENAILKSKKIARDNSKIKVRIIFNIFLVFAMFIVVMLRYAQISQINYDINIMKSEYTKIQNENQLLSIDIQNAMDLKNIRHIAETKLDMHKPNKSQIVYVSIPKKDVTITAHKEQSKLTVLFNIVNKSLNKFLNIIN, via the coding sequence GTGGCAGAGACCAAAAATGATTATGTATACGGTTCCTTAGCGGAGAAAATAAAATACGATCCTTATGAAGAAAATGCCATACTCAAGTCAAAAAAGATAGCAAGAGACAATTCTAAAATAAAAGTGAGAATTATATTTAACATATTTCTTGTTTTTGCAATGTTTATTGTGGTTATGCTCAGATATGCACAGATCAGTCAGATAAATTATGACATCAATATTATGAAAAGCGAGTATACCAAGATACAGAATGAAAACCAGCTATTGTCCATAGATATACAAAATGCCATGGATCTAAAAAATATAAGGCATATTGCAGAAACAAAGCTGGATATGCACAAACCTAACAAGTCACAAATTGTGTACGTAAGCATTCCTAAAAAGGATGTTACGATTACTGCACATAAGGAACAATCAAAACTGACTGTATTGTTCAACATTGTGAATAAAAGTTTAAACAAATTTTTAAACATAATTAATTAG
- a CDS encoding penicillin-binding transpeptidase domain-containing protein — protein sequence MAGVNLKIKKRLLFILCVFTIMTLILVLRIAWIQIYSGKEYQEFAYNQQTKNRTISAKRGTIYDRNMKPLAVSGSVDTVSASPQEISKQKLDIDKISSELANILEMDKETVKKKLTKNSQYEIIKQKIDREIGNKVREWKSKDKISGIYIDEDTKRFYPNRNLAAHVIGFTNIDNDGLDGVERMMEKYLKGVPGKILSETDASGMALSMSDEKFIQPQDGNDVILTIDETIQYFAEKALEKAISDNNVLNGATAIVMDPRNGEILALASKPDFDLNNPRGVPKGKDPETWTGKSKEDVEYLQQTVWRNKAVVDTYEPGSTFKPVTAAAGLEEGAITPDTQVTDATVKVGGWNINCWKPNAHLHETFREGVYNSCNPVFVRLSQKLGVPLFFKYVKAFGFYDKTGIDLPGEARGIMFTNPTEVNMATASFGQRFQITPIQLVQAYGAIANGGDLITPHVVKEVVDETGSVIKKYEPNVVRRVISRQTSDTLKSILYGVVDVGTGKNAKIPGYKIGGKTGTSETIMDPKLLKLNIVGKNKRYIVSFSAIAPTDNPSLCVLVVLDYPDVYNPGGGMLVAPVVGKLIDDILSYKGVEKEYTEQDKKMLLQEVQVPNVKGKTVEEAVKLLKESKLEYKIEGSDTDKKAIVQDQTPKSSALLHERSIVVLYTYKPQEEAMVKVPDVKNKPVYDATQAFKKLGLNIRVNGTGTAVSQSMDAGTKVKKGTVIEVIFRNVVSD from the coding sequence TTGGCTGGAGTAAATTTGAAGATTAAGAAACGACTTTTGTTTATACTTTGTGTTTTTACAATAATGACACTGATTCTCGTGTTAAGGATTGCCTGGATTCAAATATATAGCGGAAAAGAATATCAGGAGTTTGCATATAATCAACAGACTAAAAACCGTACTATTAGTGCAAAAAGAGGTACTATATATGACCGCAATATGAAACCTTTGGCGGTAAGCGGTTCGGTAGATACTGTCAGTGCAAGTCCTCAGGAGATATCAAAACAAAAACTCGATATAGACAAGATTTCCAGTGAACTTGCTAATATACTTGAAATGGATAAGGAAACAGTTAAAAAGAAGCTCACTAAGAATAGCCAATATGAAATTATAAAGCAGAAAATAGACAGGGAGATCGGCAACAAAGTACGTGAGTGGAAATCAAAAGACAAAATATCCGGTATTTATATTGATGAAGACACAAAAAGGTTTTATCCCAATAGAAATCTTGCCGCCCATGTTATCGGTTTTACAAACATAGATAATGACGGCCTTGATGGAGTTGAAAGGATGATGGAGAAATATTTGAAGGGGGTACCCGGTAAAATACTCAGTGAAACAGATGCAAGCGGTATGGCTTTGAGTATGAGTGACGAAAAGTTCATACAGCCCCAAGATGGAAATGATGTTATTCTTACAATAGATGAAACAATCCAGTATTTTGCCGAAAAGGCTTTGGAAAAGGCAATTTCGGATAATAATGTTTTAAACGGAGCTACAGCCATAGTAATGGACCCTAGAAATGGTGAAATACTAGCATTAGCATCAAAGCCCGATTTTGACCTTAATAACCCCAGAGGAGTTCCAAAGGGAAAGGACCCTGAAACCTGGACAGGAAAAAGCAAGGAAGATGTAGAGTATCTTCAGCAGACAGTTTGGAGAAATAAAGCAGTTGTTGATACATACGAGCCGGGTTCCACATTCAAGCCGGTCACAGCAGCAGCGGGTCTGGAGGAGGGTGCTATTACTCCTGATACACAGGTTACAGATGCCACTGTTAAGGTGGGAGGGTGGAACATAAATTGTTGGAAACCCAATGCTCACTTACACGAAACTTTCAGAGAAGGCGTTTATAACTCGTGTAATCCTGTTTTCGTACGCCTTTCCCAAAAATTGGGAGTACCGTTATTCTTTAAATATGTAAAAGCCTTTGGTTTTTATGACAAGACCGGAATCGATCTTCCCGGTGAAGCACGTGGTATAATGTTTACAAACCCAACCGAGGTAAACATGGCTACAGCTTCCTTTGGACAGCGTTTCCAGATAACACCCATACAGCTTGTACAGGCATACGGTGCAATTGCAAACGGAGGAGATTTGATTACACCTCATGTTGTTAAAGAAGTGGTAGATGAAACAGGTAGCGTAATTAAAAAATACGAGCCTAACGTTGTAAGAAGAGTTATATCCAGACAAACCTCCGATACTTTAAAATCCATACTGTATGGAGTTGTAGATGTTGGTACCGGTAAAAATGCCAAGATACCGGGGTACAAAATCGGAGGAAAAACAGGAACGTCTGAAACAATAATGGATCCAAAACTTTTAAAACTTAATATTGTTGGGAAAAACAAGAGATACATAGTATCCTTTTCTGCCATTGCACCTACTGACAATCCAAGCTTATGCGTACTGGTTGTACTTGATTACCCGGATGTGTACAATCCCGGCGGAGGTATGTTGGTTGCTCCTGTTGTGGGAAAGCTGATAGATGATATTCTGAGCTATAAGGGAGTCGAAAAGGAATACACTGAGCAAGACAAAAAAATGCTGCTTCAGGAGGTTCAGGTTCCTAATGTAAAGGGCAAAACCGTAGAAGAGGCGGTTAAACTGTTGAAAGAAAGCAAACTAGAGTATAAAATAGAAGGAAGCGACACTGACAAAAAGGCAATTGTACAGGATCAGACACCGAAATCATCCGCATTGCTTCATGAAAGATCAATTGTGGTACTTTATACCTATAAACCTCAGGAGGAGGCAATGGTTAAGGTTCCGGATGTTAAGAATAAGCCAGTTTATGATGCTACACAGGCTTTTAAGAAACTGGGACTTAATATTCGTGTAAACGGTACTGGAACAGCAGTAAGCCAGAGCATGGATGCAGGTACAAAAGTCAAAAAAGGTACCGTAATCGAAGTTATATTTAGGAATGTAGTTTCGGATTAG
- a CDS encoding UDP-N-acetylmuramoyl-L-alanyl-D-glutamate--2,6-diaminopimelate ligase produces MKLRELVMNLNIKAINGNLDVEVDSIAYDSRKTKQGSLFVCIEGTVVDGHKYINDAIENGTKAFLVQKHVVVPEGITTIEIDDTRFGLAAVSDAFFGHPSSKFNLIGITGTKGKTTTTYMVKAIMEAAGRNMGLVGTLANLIGSEVLYTSRTTPESYDLQSLFSDMVEKKVDSTVMEVSSQGLELHRVAKCDFDIGVFTNFSRDHIGPKEHATLEEYFNAKAKLFKMCRKAVINIDSEHGRKMAELAKCKVFTYGLSDKADIWASDIVKKTGHTYFTLNSPWGSIDIETDLQGEFNIYNALAAIGSCCLIPGITLEHVRLGLTKVTVPGRMESVKTGGNYSVLIDYAHTPDSLEQVLKTVKEFAHGRVVSLFGCGGDRDKGKRPAMGEISGNIADFTIITSDNPRTENPEQIIEDIEAGIKNTNGKYIKITDRRQAIKFALENAVDGDIIILAGKGHETYQQFAEKTIHFDEREVVNELLIELGRR; encoded by the coding sequence TTGAAGCTAAGAGAGCTTGTAATGAATTTAAATATCAAGGCAATTAATGGAAATCTGGATGTGGAAGTTGACAGTATAGCATATGATTCCAGAAAAACAAAACAGGGCAGTCTTTTTGTTTGTATAGAAGGAACTGTTGTTGACGGACACAAGTACATAAATGATGCTATAGAAAACGGGACAAAGGCGTTTCTCGTTCAGAAGCATGTAGTCGTACCTGAAGGAATTACAACTATTGAAATAGATGATACAAGATTTGGACTTGCAGCTGTATCTGATGCATTTTTTGGTCATCCTTCATCAAAATTCAATCTGATAGGCATTACAGGGACAAAAGGTAAAACTACAACTACTTATATGGTTAAGGCTATCATGGAGGCTGCAGGACGTAATATGGGCCTTGTAGGGACTCTTGCCAACCTAATAGGAAGTGAGGTGCTGTATACCTCCAGAACTACTCCCGAATCATATGATTTGCAGAGCCTCTTCAGTGATATGGTTGAAAAGAAGGTGGACAGTACAGTTATGGAAGTATCGTCCCAGGGACTGGAGCTGCATAGGGTTGCAAAATGTGATTTTGATATAGGAGTGTTTACAAATTTTTCAAGAGATCATATCGGGCCAAAGGAACATGCAACACTTGAAGAATACTTCAATGCAAAAGCAAAGCTGTTTAAAATGTGCCGTAAGGCAGTTATTAATATAGACAGTGAGCATGGCAGAAAAATGGCAGAACTAGCAAAATGTAAGGTGTTCACATACGGCTTAAGCGACAAAGCCGATATATGGGCTTCTGATATAGTTAAGAAAACAGGACACACATACTTTACACTCAATTCTCCATGGGGTAGTATTGACATTGAAACAGATTTACAGGGTGAATTCAATATATACAACGCATTGGCGGCTATTGGTTCCTGCTGCTTGATACCTGGTATTACCCTTGAGCATGTTAGATTAGGACTGACAAAGGTTACGGTTCCGGGTAGAATGGAATCTGTAAAGACCGGCGGCAATTATTCTGTTCTCATAGATTATGCACATACTCCCGACAGTCTTGAACAGGTACTTAAAACAGTTAAGGAGTTTGCTCATGGCAGGGTTGTCAGCTTGTTTGGGTGCGGAGGAGACAGAGATAAGGGAAAGAGACCTGCAATGGGTGAAATTTCAGGAAATATTGCTGATTTTACAATTATAACTTCTGATAATCCGAGAACCGAAAACCCTGAACAGATAATAGAAGACATTGAGGCAGGCATTAAAAACACAAACGGAAAATATATTAAAATAACCGATAGAAGGCAGGCAATAAAATTTGCACTTGAAAATGCCGTGGATGGAGATATAATTATTTTGGCAGGTAAGGGTCATGAGACCTATCAGCAATTTGCCGAAAAAACAATACACTTTGATGAACGTGAAGTAGTAAACGAGCTGCTGATAGAACTCGGAAGGAGATAG
- a CDS encoding UDP-N-acetylmuramoyl-tripeptide--D-alanyl-D-alanine ligase — MISFNCSELIEAVGGKLLWGKPGINFYGVTTDSRKVTKDNLFIPLIGEKFDGHDYIEQCFNAGATVCLTSKQIPTVTGCTAILVDDTAKALRDLAAWYRRKFDIPVVGITGSVGKTSTKDMVSCVLSQQYKVLKTQGNFNNEIGLPLTVFNIDYSHEAAVIEMGMSGFGEISRLTAIARPHIAIITNIGVSHIEKLGSQEGILKAKLEILEELDKDGLVVLNGDDPLLSSLKGKLSFRTVFYGMNVGSDYTALNYQPKGEQGTTFEISVNDCLYNVEIPVPGIHNVYNALAAIAAGIEMKIPMEIIINGIKQFSPGNMRQSIINHNGIKIINDAYNASPQSMQAAINVLQEISSESRSIAVLGDMFEMGDMSKDMHYSVGDFIKNKKINYLVTVGLDSRMISQAVADYGNSQTEIHHFENNKEALKYILEIVMPGDYILIKGSRGMKMEEIADGIMKSE; from the coding sequence ATGATATCTTTTAACTGTTCAGAGCTGATTGAGGCCGTAGGAGGAAAGCTGCTTTGGGGAAAACCGGGAATCAATTTTTACGGCGTAACAACTGACTCCAGAAAGGTTACAAAGGATAATTTATTTATACCTCTAATTGGGGAGAAATTTGACGGTCATGATTATATAGAGCAGTGCTTCAATGCGGGAGCGACCGTTTGCCTGACCTCTAAACAAATACCGACCGTTACAGGCTGCACTGCGATTTTGGTGGATGATACCGCCAAGGCTTTACGGGATTTAGCTGCATGGTATCGCAGAAAATTTGATATACCTGTAGTGGGCATAACTGGAAGTGTTGGCAAAACCAGTACAAAAGACATGGTATCATGTGTGCTGTCTCAACAATATAAGGTTTTAAAGACACAGGGCAATTTTAATAATGAAATAGGCCTCCCGTTGACTGTTTTTAATATTGATTATAGCCATGAAGCTGCTGTAATAGAGATGGGAATGAGCGGTTTTGGAGAAATCAGCCGGCTTACTGCGATTGCCAGACCTCATATTGCTATAATTACCAATATAGGTGTTTCACATATTGAAAAACTTGGCTCCCAAGAAGGAATTTTAAAGGCAAAGCTGGAAATCCTTGAAGAACTTGATAAGGATGGGTTAGTTGTATTAAACGGAGACGATCCGTTACTAAGCTCATTGAAAGGAAAACTCTCTTTCAGGACTGTTTTCTATGGAATGAACGTCGGCAGCGATTACACTGCCCTAAACTACCAACCCAAGGGGGAACAGGGAACTACCTTTGAGATATCAGTTAACGATTGCTTGTATAATGTTGAAATTCCTGTTCCGGGTATACACAATGTATACAATGCACTTGCAGCTATTGCCGCAGGAATTGAAATGAAGATTCCTATGGAAATTATTATTAATGGAATTAAACAGTTCAGTCCGGGAAATATGAGGCAGAGTATAATAAACCATAATGGTATAAAAATTATAAATGATGCCTATAATGCAAGTCCTCAGTCCATGCAGGCAGCAATCAATGTACTCCAAGAAATATCATCAGAATCACGAAGTATTGCTGTTTTGGGTGATATGTTTGAGATGGGTGATATGTCAAAGGATATGCATTACTCAGTAGGAGACTTTATAAAGAACAAGAAGATAAACTATCTGGTTACTGTAGGACTGGATTCCAGAATGATATCACAAGCTGTGGCTGATTATGGCAATAGTCAGACAGAAATACATCATTTTGAAAACAATAAGGAAGCACTTAAATATATTCTGGAAATAGTAATGCCCGGAGATTACATATTGATTAAAGGCTCAAGAGGAATGAAAATGGAAGAAATCGCTGACGGAATAATGAAGTCAGAATGA
- the mraY gene encoding phospho-N-acetylmuramoyl-pentapeptide-transferase has protein sequence MLTFSLTSEHIIAFAASFVLALIAGPILIPFLRRLKFGQTVRDDGPQTHLKKMGTPTIGGLIFIIPLTLTSIYFYQSYPQIIPILMSTLGFAAVGFIDDFIKVVKKRKDGLFAGQKTFFQLIVCVSFAFYVMRYTEAGSSIVIPFTNIIIQPWIYFVFIILFMYFFSNAVNITDGLDGLCAGVTLVVAIFFTIVSLTNGEWGYIKVFSAAIAGGCLGFLAFNIHPAKVFMGDTGSLALGGALTSIAVMMRMPLIIFLVGGIYLIEALSVILQVASFKLTGKRIFKMAPIHHHFELKGWKETKVVAVFIIATVLLAIASLIVIGSDIF, from the coding sequence TTGCTTACTTTTTCTTTGACATCTGAACATATAATAGCGTTTGCGGCATCGTTTGTACTTGCTCTGATTGCAGGTCCTATATTAATTCCGTTTCTGCGGAGGTTAAAATTCGGCCAGACAGTAAGAGACGACGGGCCGCAGACTCATTTAAAAAAGATGGGGACGCCGACAATAGGGGGACTTATTTTTATTATCCCGTTAACGCTTACATCAATATACTTTTACCAAAGCTATCCCCAGATAATACCTATACTGATGTCAACGTTGGGGTTTGCTGCAGTAGGCTTTATTGACGATTTTATAAAGGTTGTAAAGAAGAGGAAGGACGGACTTTTTGCAGGTCAGAAAACCTTCTTTCAATTGATTGTATGTGTTTCCTTTGCTTTTTATGTCATGAGGTATACTGAAGCCGGAAGTTCAATAGTAATACCTTTTACTAATATAATTATTCAACCTTGGATTTACTTTGTATTCATAATTTTATTTATGTATTTCTTCTCCAATGCTGTCAACATTACTGATGGACTGGATGGTCTTTGTGCGGGAGTTACGCTGGTTGTAGCGATATTTTTTACTATCGTTTCTCTTACAAATGGGGAATGGGGGTACATTAAGGTATTTTCTGCCGCCATTGCCGGTGGTTGTCTCGGCTTTCTGGCGTTTAATATTCATCCTGCAAAGGTTTTCATGGGTGATACGGGAAGCCTTGCGTTGGGAGGAGCGTTGACATCCATAGCGGTTATGATGCGTATGCCCCTTATAATATTTCTTGTAGGAGGTATATATCTGATAGAGGCACTTTCGGTCATTCTTCAGGTGGCATCCTTTAAACTAACCGGAAAGCGTATTTTTAAAATGGCACCAATACACCATCATTTTGAACTGAAGGGGTGGAAGGAAACGAAGGTAGTAGCAGTGTTTATTATAGCGACAGTACTGCTTGCAATAGCTTCGTTGATTGTGATTGGTTCGGACATATTTTGA
- the ftsW gene encoding putative lipid II flippase FtsW, with protein MRNKNTKPFDFWIFAAVILLLSLGTIMVFSSSYYFSTQRTGESFMLLRPQLIYMALSIAVLVGTMNFDYRKWGKISPIILMISIGLLILVLIPGIGKVQNGAQRWLGVGTKTVQPSELAKLGIIMFLSFSLSKRKDVLQSFTKGLLPYILLIGFVAGLVVVEPHLSGALIIVITSFIILFCAGAKISHFVAMAIPGAVAVAGAILMAAYRMNRVKAWLHPFDFYKDEGWQTVQSLLAIGSGGLFGRGLGQSMQKYLWIPEPYNDYIFAVLSEELGFVGALVVMLLFLIFIWRGIKVAMNAPDTFGSLMATGITCLIGLQFLFNVAVVTNFIPPTGISLPFFSYGGTSLVFLMFGVGILLNISRYSNYERF; from the coding sequence ATGAGGAACAAGAATACAAAGCCTTTTGATTTTTGGATATTCGCAGCAGTTATTTTGTTACTTTCATTGGGAACCATAATGGTATTCAGCTCCAGTTACTATTTTTCTACACAAAGAACTGGGGAGTCATTTATGTTATTAAGACCGCAGTTGATTTATATGGCATTAAGTATTGCGGTTCTTGTTGGAACGATGAATTTTGATTACCGTAAATGGGGAAAGATATCTCCTATTATTTTAATGATAAGCATAGGTTTACTTATATTGGTATTAATTCCAGGAATAGGCAAAGTGCAAAACGGTGCACAGAGATGGCTTGGAGTCGGTACAAAAACTGTTCAGCCCTCTGAGCTGGCGAAGCTGGGAATTATTATGTTCCTATCTTTCAGTCTGTCCAAAAGAAAGGATGTATTGCAGTCGTTTACTAAAGGACTTTTGCCGTATATCCTCTTAATAGGGTTTGTTGCCGGTCTGGTTGTTGTAGAACCTCATCTAAGCGGTGCACTTATAATAGTAATTACTTCATTTATTATACTTTTCTGTGCAGGAGCAAAGATTTCACACTTTGTTGCTATGGCTATACCCGGTGCAGTGGCTGTCGCAGGTGCGATACTAATGGCGGCGTATAGAATGAATAGAGTCAAGGCCTGGCTACACCCCTTTGATTTCTACAAGGACGAGGGATGGCAGACAGTTCAATCACTCCTTGCAATAGGATCGGGAGGTTTATTTGGAAGGGGACTGGGACAAAGTATGCAGAAATATCTTTGGATTCCCGAACCGTACAATGACTATATCTTTGCAGTTCTGTCAGAAGAATTGGGATTTGTAGGGGCATTGGTGGTAATGCTTCTGTTTCTTATATTTATATGGAGGGGAATAAAGGTAGCAATGAATGCACCGGATACTTTTGGAAGCCTGATGGCTACCGGCATAACCTGTCTGATAGGCCTTCAATTCTTGTTTAACGTGGCAGTTGTAACAAATTTCATACCGCCTACAGGTATTTCACTTCCTTTCTTTAGCTATGGAGGAACGTCATTGGTATTTCTTATGTTTGGAGTTGGAATACTGCTCAATATATCAAGGTATTCAAATTATGAACGATTCTGA
- the murG gene encoding undecaprenyldiphospho-muramoylpentapeptide beta-N-acetylglucosaminyltransferase produces MKVLIAGGGTGGHINPGLAIAKYIKQKEAEADITFVGTKKGLETKLVPREGYPLETITVRGFKRKLSLDTLIAIKELIQSFFQASRLLKRIKPDVVIGTGGYVCGPVLYMAAKKGIPTLIHESNAFPGVTNRLLERYVSYVAISFKDAEKYFKNKKKLVLTGNPVREELLNSGRDKVASNLGIVEGKPLIVAMGGSRGARRINETIADMLNNYFKGEFNLIFATGEAQFDDISSTVKIDEKYRDMVKVVPYIYNVDQVYVASDLMICRAGAITISELQVMGIPSILIPSPYVTANHQEHNARSLERDGGAVVILENELNADLLYKQICSLIFNKDVLKKMSKNTSKNRVTDSAEKIYHLIKEII; encoded by the coding sequence TTGAAGGTTTTAATAGCTGGAGGGGGAACGGGAGGACACATTAATCCCGGACTGGCGATTGCAAAATACATAAAACAAAAGGAAGCAGAAGCTGATATTACATTTGTTGGGACAAAAAAAGGCTTGGAGACAAAACTGGTTCCAAGAGAAGGATATCCGCTTGAAACCATTACAGTAAGGGGTTTTAAAAGAAAACTCTCACTGGACACACTTATTGCAATAAAGGAACTGATACAAAGCTTCTTTCAGGCATCAAGACTATTAAAAAGGATAAAGCCGGATGTTGTAATCGGTACAGGAGGATATGTATGCGGACCTGTACTGTATATGGCAGCAAAAAAAGGAATACCCACTTTAATACATGAATCCAATGCTTTTCCGGGTGTCACCAACAGGTTGCTTGAAAGATATGTCAGTTATGTAGCTATAAGCTTCAAGGATGCGGAAAAATACTTTAAAAATAAAAAGAAGCTTGTCCTCACCGGTAACCCGGTAAGAGAGGAATTACTCAATTCCGGCAGAGACAAGGTTGCTTCCAATCTCGGTATAGTCGAGGGTAAGCCATTGATAGTTGCTATGGGTGGCAGCAGGGGAGCCAGAAGAATAAACGAAACTATTGCTGACATGCTAAACAACTATTTTAAGGGTGAGTTTAACTTGATTTTCGCAACAGGAGAAGCTCAATTTGATGATATAAGCTCAACTGTTAAAATTGATGAGAAGTACAGGGATATGGTAAAGGTAGTACCCTACATATATAATGTAGACCAGGTCTATGTTGCCAGTGACCTGATGATTTGCAGGGCGGGAGCTATTACCATTAGTGAGCTTCAAGTTATGGGTATACCGTCCATTTTGATTCCGTCGCCTTATGTGACGGCAAACCATCAGGAGCATAATGCACGGTCTTTGGAGAGAGACGGGGGAGCAGTTGTGATACTTGAAAACGAGCTAAACGCTGACCTGCTATATAAACAAATATGCAGCTTGATATTTAATAAGGATGTTTTAAAAAAAATGTCAAAAAATACTTCAAAGAATAGAGTTACAGATTCAGCGGAAAAAATTTATCACCTCATAAAGGAGATAATATAA
- a CDS encoding alpha/beta-type small acid-soluble spore protein: MANNRSGGRSSGAFDNMKYEVAREVGVNLKEGYNGDITSREAGKIGGTIVKKVFSSFREQNPQA; the protein is encoded by the coding sequence ATGGCTAACAACAGAAGTGGTGGAAGAAGCAGTGGAGCTTTTGACAACATGAAGTACGAAGTTGCAAGAGAAGTTGGTGTCAACTTGAAGGAAGGTTATAATGGTGATATCACTTCCAGAGAAGCAGGAAAAATTGGTGGTACTATAGTAAAAAAGGTTTTTTCCTCTTTTAGAGAACAAAACCCACAGGCCTAA